From a single Pseudomonas triticicola genomic region:
- the ubiE gene encoding bifunctional demethylmenaquinone methyltransferase/2-methoxy-6-polyprenyl-1,4-benzoquinol methylase UbiE: protein MTDQRKGSDAEPTTHFGFKNVPESQKAEKVAEVFHSVAAKYDLMNDLLSGGMHRLWKRFAIELSGVRSGNRVLDIAGGTGDLTRKFSNLVGPTGQVVLADINESMLKVGRDRLLDLGVAGNVEFVQADAEKLPFPDNHFDCVTIAFGLRNVTHKEDALRSMLRVLKPGGRLLVLEFSKPTNALMSKAYDAYSFAFMPLMGKLITNDSESYRYLAESIRMHPNQETLKSMMVEAGFDRVTYHNMTAGIVALHRGIKP from the coding sequence ATGACTGATCAGCGCAAAGGCAGCGATGCCGAACCCACCACTCACTTCGGCTTCAAAAACGTTCCGGAAAGCCAGAAAGCGGAAAAAGTCGCTGAGGTTTTCCATTCCGTAGCCGCTAAATACGACCTGATGAACGACCTTCTGTCGGGCGGCATGCACCGTCTGTGGAAGCGATTCGCGATCGAGCTTTCCGGCGTGCGCAGTGGCAACCGCGTGCTCGACATCGCTGGTGGCACCGGCGACCTGACCCGCAAGTTCTCGAACCTCGTCGGCCCGACCGGCCAGGTCGTGCTGGCCGACATCAACGAGTCGATGCTCAAGGTCGGGCGTGATCGCCTGCTCGATCTGGGCGTTGCCGGCAACGTCGAATTCGTCCAGGCCGACGCGGAAAAACTGCCGTTCCCGGACAACCATTTCGACTGCGTGACCATCGCCTTCGGCCTGCGCAACGTAACGCACAAAGAAGACGCGTTGCGTTCGATGCTGCGCGTACTCAAGCCCGGCGGACGCCTGCTGGTGCTGGAGTTTTCCAAGCCGACCAACGCACTGATGTCGAAAGCCTACGACGCCTACTCGTTCGCCTTCATGCCGCTGATGGGCAAGCTGATCACCAACGATTCGGAAAGCTATCGCTACCTGGCCGAATCGATCCGCATGCACCCGAATCAGGAAACCCTGAAGTCGATGATGGTCGAGGCCGGTTTCGACCGCGTGACCTATCACAACATGACCGCAGGCATCGTCGCCCTGCACCGCGGCATCAAACCCTGA
- the phaZ gene encoding poly(3-hydroxyalkanoate) depolymerase, with the protein MPQPFIFRTVDLDGQTLRTAVRPGKPHLTPLLIFNGIGANLELVFPFVAALDPDLEVIAFDVPGVGGSSTPNRPYRFPGLAKLTARMLDYLDYGQVNVIGVSWGGALAQQFAYDYPERCKKLVLAATAAGAVMVPGKPKVLWMMASPRRYIQPSHVIRIAPMIYGGSFRRDPTLAASHAAKVRSAGKLGYYWQLFAGLGWTSIHWLHKIHQPTLVLAGDDDPLIPLINMRMLAWRIPNAQLHIIDDGHLFLITRAEAVAPIIMKFLEEERLRAVMHPHPTPLGG; encoded by the coding sequence ATGCCGCAACCGTTCATATTCCGCACCGTCGATCTGGATGGCCAGACCCTCCGCACGGCGGTGCGTCCCGGCAAGCCTCATTTGACGCCTCTGCTGATTTTCAACGGCATCGGCGCCAACCTGGAGCTGGTGTTTCCGTTTGTCGCAGCGCTCGACCCGGATCTGGAAGTGATCGCCTTCGACGTACCCGGGGTCGGCGGGTCGTCGACGCCCAACCGGCCGTATCGCTTCCCCGGCCTGGCCAAACTGACGGCGCGGATGCTCGACTATCTCGACTACGGTCAGGTCAATGTGATCGGCGTCTCGTGGGGCGGCGCCCTGGCGCAGCAGTTTGCCTACGACTACCCCGAGCGCTGCAAGAAACTGGTACTGGCGGCGACCGCGGCCGGTGCGGTGATGGTCCCCGGCAAACCGAAAGTACTGTGGATGATGGCCAGCCCGCGCCGCTACATCCAGCCATCCCATGTGATTCGCATCGCGCCGATGATCTACGGCGGCTCGTTCCGCCGCGATCCGACGCTGGCTGCCAGCCATGCGGCGAAAGTGCGCTCGGCGGGCAAGCTCGGTTACTACTGGCAGCTGTTCGCAGGCCTCGGCTGGACCAGCATCCACTGGCTGCACAAGATCCATCAGCCGACGCTGGTGCTGGCCGGCGATGACGACCCACTGATTCCGCTGATCAACATGCGCATGCTCGCCTGGCGCATTCCCAACGCGCAGTTGCACATCATCGATGACGGCCATCTGTTCCTGATTACCCGCGCCGAAGCGGTGGCGCCGATCATCATGAAGTTTCTCGAAGAGGAGCGTCTGCGCGCAGTCATGCACCCGCATCCGACCCCGCTCGGCGGCTGA
- a CDS encoding gamma-butyrobetaine hydroxylase-like domain-containing protein translates to MNRIPTDIKLHKASKTLTLTYASGEEYTLPAEFLRVHSPSAEVQGHGKPILQFGKLNVGLSKLEPAGNYALKLTFDDGHDSGLFTWEYLYELGKRQNELWDDYLAELRAAGKSRDPNESFVKLML, encoded by the coding sequence ATGAATCGAATCCCCACCGACATCAAACTGCACAAAGCCTCGAAAACCCTGACGCTCACTTACGCGTCCGGCGAGGAATACACTCTGCCCGCCGAGTTTCTGCGCGTGCACTCTCCCTCCGCCGAGGTCCAGGGCCACGGCAAACCGATCCTGCAATTCGGCAAGCTCAACGTGGGTCTGAGCAAGCTGGAACCGGCTGGCAACTATGCACTGAAACTGACCTTCGACGACGGTCACGACAGCGGCCTGTTCACTTGGGAATACCTCTACGAACTCGGCAAGCGCCAGAACGAACTCTGGGACGATTATCTTGCCGAGCTGCGCGCTGCCGGAAAATCCCGCGATCCGAACGAGTCGTTCGTCAAGCTGATGCTCTAG
- a CDS encoding phasin family protein, whose product MAGKKNTDKESSSWVGKVESYSRKIWLAGLGVYSKIDTDGSKLFDALVKDGEKAEKLTKTAVGKKVEDSTSSAKSRISGVKDRAMGKWDELEGAFDKRLNSAISRLGVPSRNEVKALNAKVDTLTKQIEKLTGLKAQPVAAKTAAAKPATKTAAAKPAAKTAVRPLAKAAAKPAAKAAAKTAAAKPAAKASAKPVAAKAAAKPATKAAAKPAAKAAAKPAAKPAAKSAAAKPAAKPAAKPAAAKKPAVKKPAAPKAAAPKPAAAPSTAPTAPANAANSAAAPTAAATPTAPSTPSTPSSQS is encoded by the coding sequence ATGGCTGGCAAAAAGAACACCGATAAAGAAAGCAGCTCGTGGGTCGGGAAGGTCGAGTCCTACTCCCGCAAAATCTGGCTGGCTGGTTTAGGCGTGTACTCGAAGATCGACACTGACGGCAGCAAACTCTTCGATGCATTGGTCAAAGACGGCGAGAAAGCCGAGAAGCTCACCAAGACTGCCGTCGGCAAGAAAGTCGAGGACTCGACCTCTTCGGCCAAGTCGCGCATCAGCGGCGTGAAAGACCGCGCCATGGGCAAGTGGGACGAGCTGGAAGGCGCTTTCGACAAGCGCCTGAACAGCGCGATTTCGCGCCTGGGTGTGCCGAGCCGCAATGAGGTGAAGGCGCTCAACGCCAAGGTCGATACGCTGACCAAACAGATCGAAAAACTCACCGGTCTGAAAGCTCAGCCTGTGGCGGCGAAAACCGCTGCGGCGAAACCTGCCACTAAAACTGCAGCGGCCAAACCTGCGGCGAAAACCGCAGTCAGGCCACTGGCCAAAGCGGCGGCCAAACCGGCTGCGAAAGCTGCGGCCAAAACTGCAGCCGCCAAGCCTGCGGCCAAAGCTTCAGCCAAACCGGTTGCCGCCAAAGCCGCTGCCAAACCGGCAACCAAAGCGGCAGCAAAACCTGCGGCTAAAGCTGCAGCGAAACCAGCGGCCAAGCCAGCAGCGAAAAGTGCTGCCGCCAAACCCGCTGCGAAGCCTGCGGCCAAACCGGCTGCGGCGAAAAAGCCGGCAGTGAAAAAACCGGCCGCGCCGAAAGCCGCTGCGCCGAAACCGGCCGCCGCACCATCGACTGCTCCAACAGCTCCGGCCAACGCGGCAAACTCCGCTGCGGCACCTACGGCAGCCGCTACCCCGACTGCACCATCGACACCGTCGACGCCATCCAGTCAGTCCTGA
- a CDS encoding polyhydroxyalkanoic acid system family protein: MAKISVERAHTLGKDAAREKADKLAKKLNEQYGLEPQWSGDTLNLKRSGVKGEVHVADDSIRVDVELGLMMSAMSGMIKAEIEKALDKALA; this comes from the coding sequence ATGGCCAAAATCAGTGTTGAGCGCGCCCACACTCTGGGCAAGGACGCCGCCCGCGAAAAGGCCGACAAACTGGCCAAAAAGCTCAATGAACAATACGGCCTGGAGCCGCAATGGTCGGGCGACACCCTGAACCTCAAACGCTCGGGCGTGAAAGGTGAAGTGCATGTGGCGGACGATTCGATCAGGGTCGACGTCGAACTGGGCCTGATGATGTCGGCCATGAGCGGCATGATCAAAGCCGAGATCGAGAAAGCCCTAGACAAAGCCCTCGCCTGA
- the phaC gene encoding class II poly(R)-hydroxyalkanoic acid synthase — translation MREKPATGVVPSPAVFINAQSAIAGLRGRDLLSTLRSVAAHGLRNPLHSAKHALKLGGQLGRVLLGETLHPTNPQDSRFADPAWSLNPFYRRSLQAYLAWQKQVKSWIDEGDMSPEDRARAHFAFTLLNDAVAPSNTLLNPLAVKELFNSGGQSLVRGLSHLFDDLLHNDGLPRQVTKQAFEVGKTVATTTGAVVFRNEMFELIQYKSMSEKQYAKPLLVVPPQINKYYIFDLSPQNSFVQYALKNSLQTFMISWRNPDVRHREWGLSSYVEAVEEAMNICRAITGAREVNLMGACAGGLTIAALQGHLQAKRQLRRVASATYLVSLLDSQIETPATLFADEQTLEAAKRRSYQKGVLDGRDMAKVFAWMRPNDLIWSYFVNNYLLGKEPPAFDILYWNNDNTRLPAALHGDLLDFFKHNPLIHAGGLEVCGTPIDLQKVNVDSFSVAGMNDHITPWDAVYRSTLLLGGERRFVLSNSGHVQSILNPPSNPKAAYVENAKLSSDPRAWYYDARHVDGSWWPQWLEWVAQRSGALNETRTTLGNPNYPPMEAAPGTYVHVR, via the coding sequence ATGCGCGAAAAACCAGCGACGGGCGTGGTGCCCAGCCCCGCCGTGTTTATCAACGCCCAAAGTGCGATCGCCGGTCTGCGTGGCAGGGATCTGCTGTCGACACTGCGCAGCGTCGCCGCCCACGGCTTGCGCAATCCGTTGCACAGCGCAAAGCATGCGCTGAAGCTTGGCGGACAGTTGGGGCGCGTGCTGCTCGGCGAAACCCTGCACCCGACCAATCCGCAAGACAGCCGCTTCGCCGATCCGGCGTGGAGCCTCAACCCGTTCTACCGGCGCAGCCTGCAGGCGTATCTGGCCTGGCAGAAACAGGTCAAGAGCTGGATCGATGAAGGCGACATGAGCCCTGAAGATCGTGCCCGTGCGCACTTCGCTTTCACCCTGCTCAATGACGCCGTGGCGCCCTCCAACACCCTGCTCAATCCGCTGGCGGTCAAGGAGCTGTTCAATTCCGGCGGGCAGAGTCTGGTGCGTGGCCTGAGCCATCTGTTCGATGATCTGTTGCACAACGACGGCCTGCCACGGCAAGTGACCAAGCAGGCGTTCGAGGTCGGCAAAACCGTAGCGACTACCACTGGGGCTGTGGTGTTTCGCAATGAAATGTTCGAGTTGATCCAGTACAAATCGATGAGCGAAAAGCAGTACGCCAAGCCCTTGCTGGTGGTGCCGCCGCAAATCAACAAGTACTACATTTTCGATCTGAGCCCGCAGAACAGCTTCGTCCAGTACGCCCTGAAAAACAGCCTGCAGACTTTCATGATCAGCTGGCGCAACCCGGATGTGCGCCATCGCGAGTGGGGCTTGTCGAGTTACGTCGAAGCGGTCGAAGAAGCGATGAATATCTGCCGGGCGATTACCGGCGCCCGCGAAGTCAACCTGATGGGCGCCTGCGCCGGCGGCCTGACCATCGCCGCCCTGCAAGGGCACTTGCAGGCCAAACGGCAACTGCGCCGGGTTGCCAGCGCGACCTATCTGGTCAGTCTGCTCGACAGCCAGATCGAAACTCCGGCGACGCTGTTTGCCGATGAACAAACACTGGAAGCTGCCAAGCGTCGCTCGTATCAGAAAGGCGTGCTCGATGGACGCGACATGGCCAAGGTCTTCGCCTGGATGCGTCCCAACGATTTGATCTGGAGTTACTTCGTCAACAACTACCTGCTGGGCAAGGAGCCGCCAGCCTTCGACATCCTCTACTGGAACAACGACAACACCCGCCTGCCAGCGGCGCTGCACGGCGATCTGCTGGACTTCTTCAAGCACAACCCGCTGATCCACGCGGGCGGTCTAGAAGTGTGCGGTACGCCGATCGATCTGCAGAAGGTCAATGTCGACAGCTTCAGCGTCGCCGGCATGAACGACCACATCACGCCATGGGACGCGGTGTATCGCTCGACCCTGCTGCTCGGTGGCGAGCGACGTTTCGTGCTGTCCAACAGCGGCCACGTGCAGAGCATCCTCAACCCGCCGAGCAACCCGAAAGCTGCCTACGTCGAAAACGCCAAACTGAGCAGCGACCCGCGTGCCTGGTACTACGATGCCAGACACGTCGACGGCAGCTGGTGGCCGCAGTGGCTGGAATGGGTCGCGCAGCGCTCCGGCGCCCTTAACGAGACCCGCACAACACTGGGTAACCCGAACTATCCACCGATGGAAGCGGCACCCGGCACCTATGTGCATGTGCGCTGA
- the hslU gene encoding ATP-dependent protease ATPase subunit HslU, whose protein sequence is MSMTPREIVHELNRHIIGQDDAKRAVAIALRNRWRRMQLPEELRVEVTPKNILMIGPTGVGKTEIARRLAKLANAPFIKVEATKFTEVGYVGRDVESIIRDLADAAIKMLREQEMTRVRHRAEDAAEDRILDALLPPARMGFSNEEAPSSDSNTRQLFRKRLREGQLDDKEIEIEVAEVSGIEIATPPGMEEMTNQLQSLFANMGKGKKKSRKLKVKEALKLVRDEEAGRLVNEEELKAKALEAVEQHGIVFIDEIDKVAKRGNVGGADVSREGVQRDLLPLIEGCTVNTKLGMVKTDHILFIASGAFHLSKPSDLVPELQGRLPIRVELKALSPEDFERILSEPHASLTEQYCALLKTEGLNIQFQPEGIKRLAEIAWQVNEKTENIGARRLHTLLERLLEEVSFSAGDLASAHDDKAILIDADYVNSHLGELAQNEDLSRYIL, encoded by the coding sequence ATGTCCATGACTCCCCGCGAAATCGTCCACGAACTCAACCGCCATATCATCGGCCAGGACGATGCCAAGCGCGCCGTCGCGATTGCCCTGCGCAACCGCTGGCGCCGCATGCAGCTGCCTGAAGAGCTGCGCGTTGAGGTGACCCCGAAGAACATCCTGATGATCGGCCCGACCGGTGTCGGTAAAACCGAGATCGCCCGTCGCCTGGCGAAACTGGCCAATGCGCCGTTCATCAAGGTCGAAGCGACCAAATTCACCGAAGTCGGTTATGTCGGCCGTGACGTCGAGTCGATCATCCGTGATCTGGCCGATGCCGCGATCAAGATGCTCCGCGAGCAGGAAATGACCCGCGTACGCCACCGCGCCGAAGACGCCGCCGAGGATCGCATCCTCGACGCGTTGCTGCCGCCGGCACGCATGGGCTTCAGCAACGAAGAAGCGCCGAGCTCCGATTCCAACACCCGTCAGCTGTTCCGCAAGCGCCTGCGCGAAGGCCAGTTGGACGACAAGGAAATCGAGATCGAAGTCGCCGAAGTCTCCGGCATCGAAATCGCCACGCCGCCAGGCATGGAAGAGATGACCAACCAGCTGCAATCGCTGTTTGCCAACATGGGCAAGGGCAAGAAGAAGTCGCGCAAGCTCAAGGTCAAGGAAGCGCTGAAACTGGTGCGCGATGAAGAAGCCGGGCGCCTGGTCAACGAAGAAGAGCTGAAGGCCAAGGCGCTGGAAGCGGTCGAGCAGCACGGTATCGTCTTCATCGACGAGATCGACAAGGTCGCCAAGCGCGGCAATGTCGGCGGCGCCGATGTCTCCCGCGAAGGCGTACAGCGCGACCTGCTGCCGCTGATCGAGGGCTGCACCGTTAACACCAAACTGGGCATGGTCAAGACTGATCACATCCTGTTCATCGCCTCCGGTGCGTTCCACCTGAGCAAGCCAAGCGATCTGGTGCCGGAGCTGCAAGGCCGTCTGCCGATCCGCGTCGAGCTCAAGGCGCTGAGCCCGGAAGACTTCGAACGCATCCTCAGCGAACCGCACGCCTCGCTCACCGAGCAATACTGCGCGCTGCTGAAGACCGAAGGCCTGAACATCCAGTTCCAGCCCGAGGGCATCAAGCGTCTGGCGGAGATCGCCTGGCAGGTCAACGAGAAAACCGAGAACATCGGTGCCCGTCGCCTGCACACCCTGCTCGAGCGCCTGCTCGAAGAGGTGTCGTTCAGTGCCGGCGACCTGGCCAGCGCCCACGATGACAAGGCGATTCTGATCGACGCCGACTACGTCAACAGCCACCTCGGCGAATTGGCGCAGAACGAAGATCTGTCCCGTTATATCCTGTAA
- the phaC gene encoding class II poly(R)-hydroxyalkanoic acid synthase yields MSDKNNDDLKYQASENTLGLNPVVGLRGKDLLASARMVLKQAIRQPIHSVRHVTHFGLELKNVLLGKSALQPAGDDRRFADPAWSQNPLYKRYLQTYLAWRKELHAWIDDSSLSPKDIARGHFVINLMTEAMAPTNTAANPAAVKRFFETGGKSLLDGLSHLAKDLVHNGGMPSQVNMGAFEVGKSLGVTEGAVVFRNDVLELIQYRPITEQVHERPLLVVPPQINKFYVFDLSPDKSLARFCLRNNVPTFIISWRNPTKAQREWGLSTYIEALKEAVDVVTAITGSKDVNMLGACSGGITCTALLGHYAALGENKVNALTLLVSVLDTTLDSDVALFVDEQTLETAKRHSYQAGVLEGKDMAKVFAWMRPNDLIWNYWVNNYLLGNEPPVFDILFWNNDTTRLPAAFHGDLIEMFKNNPLIRPNALEVCGTPIDLKQVTADIFSLAGTNDHITPWKSCYKSAQLFGGKVEFVLSSSGHIQSILNPPGNPKSRYMTGEEMAPTADDWQENSTKHTDSWWLYWQAWLAERSGNLKKAPTKLGNKAYPAGEASPGTYVHER; encoded by the coding sequence ATGAGTGACAAGAATAACGATGACCTGAAGTACCAAGCCTCGGAAAACACTCTGGGGCTTAACCCCGTCGTCGGGCTGCGCGGAAAGGATCTGCTGGCCTCTGCTCGAATGGTGCTGAAACAGGCCATCAGACAACCGATTCACAGCGTCAGGCACGTGACCCATTTCGGCCTCGAGCTGAAGAACGTGCTGCTGGGAAAATCCGCGCTGCAACCGGCCGGTGATGACCGCCGCTTTGCCGACCCGGCGTGGAGCCAGAACCCGCTATACAAACGTTATCTGCAAACCTACCTGGCCTGGCGCAAGGAACTGCATGCCTGGATTGATGACAGCAGCCTGTCCCCCAAAGACATCGCTCGCGGCCATTTCGTCATCAACCTGATGACCGAAGCCATGGCGCCGACCAATACGGCGGCCAATCCGGCGGCGGTCAAACGCTTCTTCGAAACCGGCGGCAAGAGCCTGCTCGATGGCCTCTCGCATCTGGCCAAGGATCTGGTGCACAACGGCGGCATGCCAAGCCAGGTCAACATGGGCGCGTTCGAGGTCGGCAAGAGCCTCGGCGTCACCGAAGGTGCTGTGGTGTTCCGCAATGATGTGCTGGAGCTGATCCAGTACCGGCCGATCACCGAGCAGGTCCACGAGCGCCCGCTGCTGGTAGTGCCGCCGCAGATCAACAAGTTCTACGTTTTCGACTTGAGCCCGGACAAGAGCCTGGCGCGCTTCTGCCTGCGCAACAATGTGCCGACCTTCATCATCAGCTGGCGCAACCCGACCAAGGCCCAGCGCGAGTGGGGCCTGTCGACGTATATCGAAGCGCTGAAGGAAGCGGTCGACGTGGTCACCGCGATCACCGGCAGCAAAGACGTCAACATGCTCGGCGCCTGTTCCGGCGGCATCACCTGCACCGCCCTGCTCGGCCACTACGCCGCGCTCGGCGAGAACAAGGTCAACGCCCTCACCCTGCTGGTCAGCGTGCTCGACACCACCCTGGACAGCGACGTCGCCCTGTTCGTCGACGAGCAGACCCTGGAGACCGCCAAGCGCCACTCCTACCAGGCCGGCGTGCTCGAAGGCAAAGACATGGCCAAGGTCTTCGCCTGGATGCGCCCCAACGATCTGATCTGGAACTACTGGGTCAACAACTACCTGCTCGGCAACGAGCCGCCGGTGTTCGACATCCTGTTCTGGAACAACGACACCACTCGCCTGCCCGCTGCGTTCCACGGCGACCTGATCGAGATGTTCAAAAACAATCCACTGATCCGCCCCAATGCACTGGAAGTGTGCGGCACGCCGATCGACCTCAAGCAGGTCACCGCCGACATCTTCTCGCTGGCCGGCACCAACGACCACATCACGCCGTGGAAGTCCTGCTACAAGTCGGCGCAGCTGTTCGGCGGCAAAGTCGAATTCGTGCTGTCGAGCAGCGGCCATATCCAGAGCATCCTCAACCCGCCGGGCAATCCGAAGTCGCGCTACATGACCGGCGAAGAGATGGCGCCGACCGCCGATGACTGGCAGGAAAACTCGACCAAACATACCGATTCCTGGTGGCTGTACTGGCAGGCATGGCTGGCCGAACGCTCGGGCAACCTGAAAAAGGCCCCGACGAAACTGGGCAACAAAGCGTACCCGGCAGGCGAGGCTTCGCCGGGCACTTACGTACATGAGAGATAG
- the hslV gene encoding ATP-dependent protease subunit HslV, producing the protein MTTIVSVRRHGKVVMGGDGQVSLGNTVMKGNAKKVRRLYHGQVIAGFAGATADAFTLFERFEGQLEKHQGHLIRAAVELAKEWRTDRSLSRLEAMLAVANKDASLIITGNGDVVEPEDGLIAMGSGGAYAQAAASALLKKTDLSAREIVETALGIAGDICVFTNHTQTIEEQDLAE; encoded by the coding sequence TTGACCACCATCGTTTCAGTCCGCCGCCACGGCAAAGTCGTCATGGGCGGCGACGGCCAGGTTTCTCTCGGCAACACCGTGATGAAAGGCAACGCCAAAAAGGTTCGTCGCCTGTACCACGGCCAGGTCATCGCCGGTTTCGCCGGTGCCACCGCCGACGCCTTCACCCTGTTCGAACGTTTCGAAGGCCAGCTCGAGAAACATCAGGGTCACCTGATCCGCGCCGCCGTCGAACTCGCCAAAGAATGGCGCACCGACCGCTCCCTGAGCCGCCTCGAAGCGATGCTCGCGGTTGCCAACAAGGATGCCTCGCTGATCATCACCGGCAACGGTGACGTGGTCGAACCCGAAGATGGCCTGATCGCCATGGGTTCCGGCGGCGCCTACGCGCAAGCCGCCGCCAGCGCCCTGCTGAAAAAGACCGACCTGTCGGCGCGCGAGATCGTCGAAACCGCTCTCGGCATCGCTGGCGACATCTGCGTATTCACCAACCACACCCAGACCATTGAGGAGCAGGATCTCGCTGAATAA
- a CDS encoding TetR/AcrR family transcriptional regulator, with product MKTRDRILECALQLFNEKGEPNVSTMEVANEMGISPGNLYYHFHGKEPLILGLFERFQHELAPLLDPPPDVELAPEDYWLFLHLIVERLAQYRFLFQDLSNLAGRLPKLAKGIRNLLNALKRTLASLLARLKASGQLVSDTQALGQLVEQVTMTLLFSLDYQRILDREGEVRLVVYQIMMLVAPHLLPPVKVATERMALQYLEDHD from the coding sequence ATGAAAACCCGCGACCGGATTCTCGAATGTGCACTGCAACTGTTCAACGAAAAGGGTGAGCCGAACGTTTCCACCATGGAGGTGGCCAACGAAATGGGGATCAGCCCGGGCAATCTCTACTACCACTTCCACGGTAAAGAACCGCTGATTCTCGGCCTGTTCGAACGCTTCCAGCACGAGCTCGCGCCCCTGCTCGACCCGCCGCCGGACGTGGAGCTTGCACCGGAGGATTACTGGTTGTTCTTGCATTTGATCGTCGAGCGCCTGGCGCAATACCGGTTCCTGTTCCAGGACCTGTCGAACCTCGCCGGGCGCTTGCCGAAACTGGCCAAGGGGATTCGCAATCTGCTCAATGCGCTGAAGCGGACGCTGGCGTCGTTGCTGGCGCGATTGAAGGCTTCGGGGCAACTGGTCAGCGATACCCAGGCCTTGGGGCAACTGGTGGAGCAGGTGACCATGACGCTGCTGTTCTCGCTGGATTACCAGCGGATTCTTGATCGTGAGGGAGAGGTCAGGTTGGTGGTTTATCAGATCATGATGCTGGTGGCGCCGCATTTGCTGCCGCCAGTGAAGGTGGCGACAGAGCGGATGGCGCTGCAATACCTTGAGGATCACGACTGA
- a CDS encoding phasin family protein: MAKVILKKKIDAPTSTLSDVKSYARKIWLAGLGAYTKVGQEGSEYFQELVAAGQTVEKKGKKAVSEKLLAANAEIDDAATQVSSFKGRVEVQLDKVEKAFDNRVASALNRIGIPSKHDVEALSAKLDELTALLERVARKS; encoded by the coding sequence ATGGCCAAAGTCATTTTGAAGAAAAAAATCGACGCTCCGACTTCCACTCTGAGCGACGTCAAATCCTATGCCCGCAAGATCTGGCTGGCAGGCCTGGGCGCCTACACCAAGGTCGGCCAGGAGGGCAGCGAGTACTTTCAAGAACTCGTAGCCGCCGGTCAAACTGTTGAAAAGAAAGGCAAAAAAGCCGTCAGCGAAAAACTCCTCGCGGCCAACGCCGAGATCGATGACGCGGCCACCCAGGTCAGCTCGTTCAAGGGTCGCGTTGAAGTTCAGCTCGACAAGGTCGAGAAGGCCTTCGACAACCGTGTGGCCAGCGCCTTGAATCGGATCGGCATTCCGTCTAAACATGACGTTGAGGCACTCTCTGCTAAGCTCGATGAGCTGACGGCATTGCTCGAACGCGTCGCGCGAAAATCTTAA
- a CDS encoding ubiquinone biosynthesis accessory factor UbiJ — MLLTGLLASVELGLIRVLRLDSTALPRLAHLAGKVIAVDCRSPALQLFILPSDEGLMLASQWAADVDCTLRAPASSLVKLALSKDKTAVLHAPEVELDGDSGVLLELAGVLQDLELDWEYELSRWLGPVATQLLGGHLRSRARWYQQGFASLNQNLAEYLAEESRTLVGQREAEARFSELDRIKLDLERLEARFERLSRSLDPSDNA, encoded by the coding sequence ATGTTGCTCACCGGGCTGCTCGCCAGCGTCGAACTCGGCCTCATCCGGGTGCTGCGTCTCGACAGCACGGCGCTGCCGCGCCTGGCGCATTTGGCCGGCAAGGTGATTGCCGTCGACTGCCGCAGCCCGGCGCTGCAATTGTTCATACTGCCCAGTGACGAAGGACTGATGCTCGCATCGCAGTGGGCGGCGGACGTCGATTGCACGTTGCGCGCACCGGCCTCAAGCCTGGTGAAACTGGCCCTGAGCAAAGACAAGACCGCCGTGCTGCACGCACCGGAAGTCGAGCTCGATGGCGACAGCGGTGTGTTGCTGGAGCTGGCCGGCGTACTGCAGGATCTTGAGCTGGACTGGGAGTACGAACTCTCGCGCTGGCTCGGTCCGGTCGCCACGCAATTGCTCGGTGGTCACCTGCGCAGCCGCGCGCGCTGGTATCAACAAGGATTTGCCAGCCTCAACCAGAATCTTGCCGAATACCTCGCCGAAGAATCGCGCACCCTCGTCGGGCAGCGCGAAGCGGAAGCGCGATTCAGCGAACTGGACCGGATCAAACTTGATCTGGAACGACTCGAGGCGCGTTTCGAGCGCCTTTCCCGATCCCTCGACCCAAGCGATAACGCATGA